CTAGTGCGGGAGGTTCGACGGATCGGGTTCGGGCAGCAGATGCAGGCCCACGGTGCTGCTCGCGCCGACCATCAGAGCTTCGATCCAGGCCCGGTTCAGCACCGGTTCTTTGCTGCCGTAGAACTTGAACTGCAGCGGGATCGACGGGTGCAGCCACAGGGAGGCGTGGCCGGCAGCCGATTCGGGGCCGTACGCGTACTGCATCGTGAACGATTCCGCCCGACGAAGCTTCGTCACGATGACCACGCGCAGGTGGGCGAGCACCCGGTCATCGAATTCGATCTCCACGCCGGGGGATCCATAGATCAGTTTGCCCATACCCGCGGTTGCTCCGTTCAGCCTGATCACGCATCCCCCTGATGAACGCGCCCGTACAGTTTGCCAGCATAATCTGCCCGCCGACGTTCTCCTCGACAGGGCGCTCCGGCCGAGGCCAGTCGACGTCAGCCGACAGCGCCGTTCCAGTCGTCGAACGGATCCCAGCCGCCGGGTCTGACGTAGGGCCTGCCGCCGATGGTGACCAGCGGATGCCCGTCCTGCCCTGCCCGCACCTCACCGATCACGCGGAACTCCGCCGGCAACTCCGCTCCCGGAGGGAACGTCGCCAACAGCGCGTGATCCTCTCCTCCACAGAGCACGAAATCCTCGGCTTCTGCACCGATCGTGCTGTCGAGCTCCCGCAGGGCCCGCCCCTCGGCTTCGATGGCGTCATGGAACAACTCGAGAGAACACCCGCTCGACAAGGCGATACGCCCCGCGTCGAGCACCAACCCGTCAGACACGTCGAGCATCGCGGTGGCACCGGCCTCGGCGGCCGACCGCCCGGCCCCGAGAGGCGAGACCGGGGCGAGCTGCGCCTCCACGATGGCGGGGTGAGCGGCGCGCACCGCCCGCCCGAGGGCGGCGTCAGGGTGACGCGCGCCGCCCGGCCGTTCCACGACTGGTTGTTCGGCGACCGGTTGGTCGGCGACTGGCCGTTTCGCGACTGGCTGTTCGGCGACTGGTTCGGTTTCCGCCGTTCCCTGGTCCGACTGAGCGGCGGCGAACAGCCGGGCGATGCCGGCGCCCGCGAGGCCCAGCGCTCCCGCCACGGCGACCCGGTCTCCCGGCCGCGCCCCCGACCGCAGTACCGGAGAACGTCCGCCCAGGTCGCCGAAGGCCGTCACCGCGAGCACAAGGGTGTTCGACACCGACAGGTCTCCGCCGACCACGCCGGTGCCGGGTGACATCGCCGCGCAGGCGTCGCGGAGGCCGTCAGCGATGCCCTCCAGGAGAGCGACCGGGGTGTCGAGGGGGGCGGCGATCGCCACGACCAGGGCGCTCGGCGTCGCTCCCATTGCGGCCACGTCGGAGAGGTTCGTCACCGCGGCCTTCCACCCCAGGTCGTGCGGGGTCGACCAGGCGAGCCGGAAGTCGGGTCCGTGGATCATCGTGTCCGTCGTCACCACGAACCGGCCATCCGGCGCCGCGACCACTGCCGCGTCGTCGCCCGGGCCGATGAGCGCCGCGTCGGCGTTCGGCAGTCGCGGGAAGATCCGCGCCAGGGCGGCGACTTCGCCCACGACGGCGAGGGTGTCGGCAGCACGCGTGTCGGCAGCACCCGTGTCGGCAGCACCCGTGGCAGGGCCGATCTCGGACGCGTCTTCGCGCGAAAGCTGAGGGTCTGCCCCACGGGTGTCCACGGCTCAACGGTAACCTGTTGGTGATGCTTCCCCGTAAACGCCTCCTGGTTCCGGGGGCCGCCCTCGCCGCCCTCGTCGTCGCCGCGATCACCGGCTGCGCCCCGACCGTGGCGCTCGAACCCGCCGCCGGTGCGACCGACCCCGGCTGCGCCGAGGTCATGGTGCGGCTGCCCACGACGGTCGCCGAGGAAACCAGCCGCGAGACGAACGCGCAGGCCACCGCAGCCTGGGGATCGCCCGCCGCCGTACTGCTCCGCTGCGGCGTGGCAGAGTATGGGCCCACCACCCTCCCCTGCCTCGACATCGGCAACACGTCGAGCCAGACCGGTCAGAGCATCCAGTGGATCGAGGACGAC
Above is a genomic segment from Subtercola boreus containing:
- a CDS encoding ATP-dependent DNA ligase; translated protein: MEIEFDDRVLAHLRVVIVTKLRRAESFTMQYAYGPESAAGHASLWLHPSIPLQFKFYGSKEPVLNRAWIEALMVGASSTVGLHLLPEPDPSNLPH
- a CDS encoding AIR synthase related protein, with the protein product MGEVAALARIFPRLPNADAALIGPGDDAAVVAAPDGRFVVTTDTMIHGPDFRLAWSTPHDLGWKAAVTNLSDVAAMGATPSALVVAIAAPLDTPVALLEGIADGLRDACAAMSPGTGVVGGDLSVSNTLVLAVTAFGDLGGRSPVLRSGARPGDRVAVAGALGLAGAGIARLFAAAQSDQGTAETEPVAEQPVAKRPVADQPVAEQPVVERPGGARHPDAALGRAVRAAHPAIVEAQLAPVSPLGAGRSAAEAGATAMLDVSDGLVLDAGRIALSSGCSLELFHDAIEAEGRALRELDSTIGAEAEDFVLCGGEDHALLATFPPGAELPAEFRVIGEVRAGQDGHPLVTIGGRPYVRPGGWDPFDDWNGAVG